A region of the Wenzhouxiangella sp. XN24 genome:
GACACCGATCCGATGTAAAACGCATCCTTCGAGCCGCCGACATTTTTCTGATGCCTTCTCTTGCCGAGGGTCTCCCGATCGCGATGCTCGAGGCGATGTGGTGCGGTCCGGCGATTGTCGCCACCCGTGTTGGAGACATCGAGTTTGCATTGGCGGACGGACAGTGCGGCTTTCTCGCCGACCCCGGTGATGCCGGTTCACTCGAGTCAGCCCTTCGTCAAGCTCTGTCGTCCGCCGGTTCGCGCAAGAGCGTCACCGACTCGGCGCTCCAGCGGGTCTCCGAAAAGCTATCAGCAGACGCAATGACCCGGTCCTATTGCTCCCTGTACGACAAACTCTTGTCGGTGAAGCCCTGATGCCGTCCCGCGTCGGCCTGTTCATCGACACTTCGTCGATTGGTGGCGCGGAAGTCATCGTTGCGGAGCTCGCCCAGGCGATATCCGAATCCGGTCACCGGCCAGTGCTATTGCATTTTGGCAACGCCCCGTTGCTCGAGACTGCGAGCGAGGCGGGCCTGGAGTCCCATTTCGTGCGCGGCCTCAAGGATTACAAGTCCATGATCCGCGTGCCAATATTTACTTATCGTTTCGCCCGACAGCTGAGAGATTTGAAGCTCGATGTCCTCCACTCCCACTTGTTCGGCCCAATCGTCGGCGGCGCGGCCGCGGCGCGGTTCTCCGGCACCACTCATGTCGGGACGCTACACGATACGTATGTTGTCGAAGAGCGGATTTCCAGAGCCCGCCTGCTTCGCCTGACTGCTGCTCTTGGCACAAAACTCGTCACGGTCTCGGAGGCCATGACCGACTTCTATAGCCGAGTGACTGGGATGCCGGAATCCCGTTTCCAGACGATCCCAAACGGAGTGAAGCCGAACACTCCAATGCGATCAAGAGCCGCTATACGGACCGAGCTTGGTATTCCGGATCACCAATGCGTCCTCGTCATGGTGGCCCGGCTCGTGCCGCTTAAGCGCCATGACCTGCTACTCGATGCGATCAGCGGCCTGCCGCAGGAGGTTTCGCCCCGTGTTACGGTGCTCATGGTCGGGGATGGTCCCTCGCAGGGTGAGATCGAGAGACTGTGCCGGCGCGACCACGGTCTGCACGACGTCCGACTGCTGGGATTCCGCACGGATGTCGGTGACATACTCAATGCGGCCGACGTGTTCGTCCTACCTTCGGATTCGGAGGGAATGAGCCGGAGTATCCTGGAAGCAATGGCCGCCGGCTTACCCTGCATAGCCAGCGACGCAGGTGCGAACCCTGAGTTGGTAAGAGAGGGCGTGAACGGCCTTACCTTTCCTACCGGTGATGCAGCCGCCCTTCGTCGATGTTTGCAGTGCTTGCTCGAGGATCCGGCCGAGCGTGCAAGGATGGGACACCAATCACTTCGGATCGTCGAAGAAGGCTATTCCCACCAGGGCATGATCGACCGGTACCTTGGCCTGTACGGCCTGCAATGAATGACCAATGCTGAAAGCGCGAGAAAAGAACCGGCTGATCGGAGGGCTTCGTTGGAGAATCGTCCTTCAGTTCTCGGCGCAGGTACTGTCCTGGCTCGTTACGCTGCTCGTGATTCGCATCCTGACCCCGGCAGACTATGGACTCGCGGCGCTTTCAGGGATCGTCACGATTCTCGCCCTGCTGGTAGCAGACGTGGGACTCGGCGCGGCGATCGTGCAGGCGAAACGCGTTAATCGCGCCAGTATCCGCGCCGCGACTTCCCTGGTGCTGATGGCGTCATTGTTGCTTTGGTTGCTTGCCGCGGCGTTCGCCCCACTTCTGGGTCGAGTGTTCGAAGAGCCGCGGCTTCCGCTTGTCATCACGATCTCGATGCTCAATATCCTCTTTCACGCATTGGGCGCGGTTCCCTCCGCGTTGTTGAGCCGACATCTTCGCTTTAAGGAGCGTTCTCAGGTCGAGTTCGCGGGCGCACTCACGGTATCCCTTTCTACACTAGCTCTCGCTCTGTTGGGCATGGGCGTATGGGCATTGATTTTGGGAACGTTGACCGGAACCCTGCTGAGGTCAATATGCTTTGGTTCACTAATTCCCATCACCTCCTGGCGTCCCTCCGCCAACTTGGGAAGAGCGTTTCGCCTCGTTAATTTCGGTGTATGGAAATTCCTTGGCGATATCGCATTCTATTTGTGCCAGAAAGGCCCCCTGATAGTAATCGGGAAGTTTAACTCTACGGCGTTCCTCGGCACGTTTGTCATGCCCCAAACCCTGATATCCATGCCGATTGACAAAGGCATGTCTATCCTCAACCAAATGTCCTTCGCAACATTCTCCCGCGTCCAATCCAACATCGAAGATGTGCGTCGTGGCTATCTGCTGACGATGAAAGCATCCACCATCGTCCTCGCACCGGTTTTCGTCGGCCTGGCAGTGGTCGGCGACCTGTTCGTCGTGCATGTCCTAGGTGAGAACTGGCTGGACGCCGCGTTTATCATGCCGATTTTTTCGCTGGCAGGGTTGGCCCTGACCTACCTGAGCCAGTCGAGCCCAATCCTAGTCGGAGTCGGGCGGCCACGAAGCATGCTGAGAAACCTTTTGATTCGAAGTGGAGTATTGATTGGCTTCGTCGCACCCGGGGCGATCCGGTCCTCGTTGGAAGAAACAGCGCTAGGGTTCTTCGCTGCCACCTGGATCCTCGCCATTCGCGAGGCAAGAGCGGTATGCCAGACGATTGGCCTGTCACCGCTTAGCGCGCTTCGGCCGCTACTGGGAAGCCTTGGTCCCGCGGCCTTTATGGGCGCCTTTGTACTCGCCGTGCGTCATGTGCTGCTTTCCTGGGGTACCAGTGAGCTTAACGTACTTACGGCTTCAGTAGTGGTCGGTGTTTTGTCCTATCTAGCACTCGTTTCACTACTTGCACCTGAAACGAGCCGGTTTATTCTAAGAACCCTCTTAGCTCGCCAAAAGCCAAGCGAACCAGGCTAAAGAATGTAAGACGGCACATGTGAACTTCCCTCGTAACCGTCCCACTCTCGTCGGTAGGCAAATAGGAGGGTGATTTGGCATCTTAAGGACAAGAGGTACTGATCACGAATTCACGGTTCACTGACACACAGATCGCCTCAATCCGTAAGCTTCCCCGTCAAGGCGACAGTTCATAAGTAGAGATTCCGGCGGATTGTAGACGGGCTTCCATGGGCGTCAGGTCGTCCAACGCGTCATGGGGCCGCTCCTCGTTGTACTCGATCATCCACCAGTGGACAGCCTCCCGGACGTCGTCTAGCGTGGTGAACAGGTGTTGGTCGAGCAGCTCATCCCGGAAGGTCCGGTTGAAACGCTCGATGTACGCGTTCTGGTTTGGCTTACCCGGCTGGATGTACTGGATGGCCATGCCGTTGTGCTTGGCCCAGCTGGTGAAGGCTTCGCCCAGGAACTCCGGGCCGTAGTACATATGGAACAGGGATTCAGAGTCTCCATAGGTCCGGCCGATGCCAAGAGTCAGTTGGCCACGGCGACATACAGATTTCCTAGAGTAGTGAATGCAACTTCGCACTTCTAGGAGGTATGCCACCGTGACCAGTTTCAACGATACGGCGCCTGAAGCGACTTTGGTAGCCATTGATGTCGCCAAGGCCAAGAACGACGTAGTGATCGAACGACCTGGACTCGCGACGCGCCAGCGATTGAAGGTGCTCAACACGAGCTCAGAGCATCAACGCCTGATTCAGCGCCTACGGGATTTGGGTGGCCCGATCCAGATCGGGCTCGAGGCAACGGGCAACTATCACCGTGCGATCGCGTGGACCTTGCTGCAGGCAGGGTTCGATGTACGCCTGATCTCGTCGGTCGCCCTGGCCCGTACAAGAGAGGCGCTGCATAACGGCTGGGACAAGAACGATCCCAAGGACGCGCAGGTGATGCTGCACATGCTGAGGATCGGCGCGACACAGCGTTACTATGATCCGATGGTTGAGGGCATCAACGACTGGCAAGAGCTATCGAAGACGCACGAGACCATCTCCAAGGCCAAGACTGAAGCATTGCATCGACTGCAGACACACTATCTGCCGTTGTACTTCCCGGAGATTGATCGCTTCCGGCATAACTCCCGCTCTGAGTGGTTCTTCGTGTTCTTGGACCGCTTCCCGGTGCCATCGGCGATCACCGCGCATTCGCGCGACGAGTTCGTCGAGCAGGCCTGGCCGATGATCGGGCGCAAGGTATCCAAGGCACGGATTCTTGGGGATATTTACGAGACCGCACGAACCTCGATCGGGCTGCCTGTGGCAGCCGATTCCGCGGCTGTGATGATGTACCGGTTGGTGATTGCGCTGATCCGGCAGTTAATCCAGCAGCGAGACGAGATTGAACGGCGATCTCATGAGCTGCTGGCGGATCATCGAGACTACCAGCGTCTTCGACAACTTCCCGGCGTCGGGCCGATTAACGCCCTGACCGTCCTGGCCGAGGCCGGCGATCTGCGTCGGTTTCGCCATCACCGCCAATTTCTTAAGTTCTGTGGCTTTGACCTGGCCACGCATCAGTCCGGCCAGTTCCGGGGGCAGTCCAAGCTCTCCAAGCATGGCAATGCAAGACTCCGGCGCGCATTCTGGATGGCGGGTCAGATCGCGGTCCGGCAGCGGGAAAACAACTTTCGTGACAAGTATGAGAGGTACATTGCTCGAGATCGGGATAACCGAGACCTGAAGCGCAAGGCACTGACCGCGGTAGCAGCCAAAATGGCTCGTACCGCTCATGCCATGATCACTAGCGAGACCGATTATCGCCCCTTCCACGGGGTCCGATAACCAAGCGGATGAGCCCTCTCTTGCGGGCCGTAAGGGCAACGACCCTGTAGATAATGTTCGGCCTTCCGCTTGGAGCTGGTATCTCGTGTTAAGGACGGTGAGGCGCCAATTACGGCAGCCTGTGTTTACTATGGCAGAGAACGACTCGCTACCAACAAGCGGAAACCGCTTGCTGAATTGGCTCGTAGAATGATCAGCGAATGTGGCTGCAAAGCCCCATTGGAAATCTATGCGCCTTGGCTAACTTGACATCCGCAGGTAGGACGTTATCGGTTCTCAGGACTTGCGGCAGACCACGCTCTGCCTGCAGCCGCTCGAAGATACGGATCAGCCGCTCGGAGGTGATCGAGGTGTCCACCTCGATGTGCATGGCTTCACGGTTGAAGTCATCGACCACATTGAACGTCCGGAACCGCCGGCCGCACAGCAAAGTGTCGGACATGAAGTCAGCCGACCAGACGGTATCCGGCAGCCTCGGCACGTAGAGCGGCACCCGCAGCCGCTTCGGCAATCGCTTCTTGGCGGGTCGCCGCAGATGCAGGTTCATGCGCTTGTACACCCGATAGATCCGCTTGTGGTTCCACGGCCGGCCCTGGCGCCGGAGGATCTTCCGGCACTTCCAGAACCCCCGGCTCGGACGGCCCTCCACCAGGGTCGCCAACGCGCCGATCACCTGTGCATCCCGAACCGTCCAGTCATCCGGAACCCGGTAGAAGGCCGACCGCGACAGTCCCACGCAGCGGCATGATCGAGTCACCGGGAGATCGTGCTCCTCGACCAGATACCGCGCGGCGTCGCGTTTCGCAGCCGGCCCTACAGTTTTTTTGAGATCAGATCCTTCATCGCTGTGTTCTCGAGCGCCAAGTCTGCATACATGCGTTTGAGCCTCGCGTTCTCGGCTTCGAGCTCTTTGACCCGTTTCAGGTCCGAGGCTTCCATGCCGCCGTACTTCGATTTCCACTTGTAGTACGTGGCCTCCGAAATTCCGTGCTTGCGGCAAAGCTCGCTGATCCGCATCCCGGCGTCCGCCGACTTCAGGATCGAGACGATCTGCGTCTCCGTGAATCGTGATTTCCTCATCAGAACCTCCTGGCA
Encoded here:
- a CDS encoding glycosyltransferase family 4 protein, which translates into the protein MPSRVGLFIDTSSIGGAEVIVAELAQAISESGHRPVLLHFGNAPLLETASEAGLESHFVRGLKDYKSMIRVPIFTYRFARQLRDLKLDVLHSHLFGPIVGGAAAARFSGTTHVGTLHDTYVVEERISRARLLRLTAALGTKLVTVSEAMTDFYSRVTGMPESRFQTIPNGVKPNTPMRSRAAIRTELGIPDHQCVLVMVARLVPLKRHDLLLDAISGLPQEVSPRVTVLMVGDGPSQGEIERLCRRDHGLHDVRLLGFRTDVGDILNAADVFVLPSDSEGMSRSILEAMAAGLPCIASDAGANPELVREGVNGLTFPTGDAAALRRCLQCLLEDPAERARMGHQSLRIVEEGYSHQGMIDRYLGLYGLQ
- a CDS encoding oligosaccharide flippase family protein, producing the protein MLKAREKNRLIGGLRWRIVLQFSAQVLSWLVTLLVIRILTPADYGLAALSGIVTILALLVADVGLGAAIVQAKRVNRASIRAATSLVLMASLLLWLLAAAFAPLLGRVFEEPRLPLVITISMLNILFHALGAVPSALLSRHLRFKERSQVEFAGALTVSLSTLALALLGMGVWALILGTLTGTLLRSICFGSLIPITSWRPSANLGRAFRLVNFGVWKFLGDIAFYLCQKGPLIVIGKFNSTAFLGTFVMPQTLISMPIDKGMSILNQMSFATFSRVQSNIEDVRRGYLLTMKASTIVLAPVFVGLAVVGDLFVVHVLGENWLDAAFIMPIFSLAGLALTYLSQSSPILVGVGRPRSMLRNLLIRSGVLIGFVAPGAIRSSLEETALGFFAATWILAIREARAVCQTIGLSPLSALRPLLGSLGPAAFMGAFVLAVRHVLLSWGTSELNVLTASVVVGVLSYLALVSLLAPETSRFILRTLLARQKPSEPG